The Henckelia pumila isolate YLH828 chromosome 2, ASM3356847v2, whole genome shotgun sequence genome includes a window with the following:
- the LOC140878747 gene encoding serine/threonine-protein phosphatase 7 long form homolog produces the protein MSHFKGGHLSMTALYEHCMAAHIDDNSPEIDVVKYTRCVALMIIGGIMVPDYQGGSVKLIFLQLLRDIERIRSYSWGSAVWAWSRITFVNPDINGLSLTVPQNEFEEDIPYAPYGARWSNVFSYTHSPTHAVRIIRDCFDRMTNAEFNWIVYNKKDVDVKAIISTYDNRIWRCVCPLICFDIVEMHRPDRVLRQFKMRQSIPRPALDNDNLHNVNRTGHRNTD, from the exons ATGTCGCATTTCAAAGGTGGTCACTTATCGATGACCGCTTTATATGAGCATTGCATGGCTGCACATATCGATGATAATAGTCCAGAAATAGATGTCGTAAAATATACCCGTTGTGTAGCATTAATGATTATTGGAGGAATCATGGTTCCAGATTATCAAGGAGGATCtgttaaattgatttttttgcaACTACTTCGGGATATTGAACGCATCAGATCTTATAGTTGGGGAAGTGCA GTATGGGCATGGAGCAGGATTACATTTGTTAATCCTGATATAAATGGATTATCTCTGACTGTGCCTCAAAATGAATTCGAGGAAGATATTCCATATGCTCCTTATGGTGCACG GTGGTCAAATGTGTTTAGTTACACTCATTCACCAACGCACGCTGTTAGAATTATAAGGGATTGCTTCGATCGTATGACTAATGCCGAG TTTAATTGGATAGTTTACAACAAGAAAGATGTTGATGTTAAAGCGATCATTAGTACATACGATAATAGAATCTGGAGATGTGTTTGTCCTCTGATTTGTTTTGATATTGTGGAGATGCATCGTCCTGATCGGGTCTTGAGGCAGTTCAAAATGCGACAATCTATTCCTAGGCCTGCACTTGACAACGATAACCTACACAATGTTAATAGAACAGGTCATCGCAACACAGATTGA